ATTGTAATTGGTGGCATAGTTTATATGTACGTTAAAACGGGCGGACAGTAGATCTGTTTTCCCGGAGCTTTGATTAGTAGGATTAAAGGATTGTTATGAAGCTTGAAAATAACTGGAAACACAAGTCTCTTTTCAATCTGCAGAAAACGCACCCGGATAATCCCAATGAAACACCGACCAGGCTTGTGGCCCGCTGTGCCGAATTGATAAAAATCCCACTTAATGAATACTCTGTTGAGGATTTAAGGCTTATGATAGGACAGGGGCTGGGTTTACAATACCTGATACCTCTAGCCATTGAAAAACTTAATAACGATCTATTTGCGGAGGGTGATCTATACAAAGGTGACTTGCTAGCCAATGTATTAAGAGTTAACCGCGCATTCTGGAAACAAAACCCTGACCTGCGGGTGAAGTTAAATGAACTCATTGCTGAAAATAGAGACGTAATAACAGAAATGAATATTTCACTAATAGCGTTTGACACACTCTGAATAAAGTATAAAAACAAAAAGCTCTTGAATTTTCAAGAGCTTTTTTGATAACAATATTGAGAATTACCTCGCTGCCCGAAAAATTTTCCTGTCACCGGCTGTATTAAAGCCCGTGATATAGTAATATGAGGGTGTTATCTCAATACCTCCCAGAGTATAACCAGCTGGTAGAGGATAACTTTTAAAATCAACTCCGTCGTTAATAGATAGATTGAAGGTTTTACTGCCATAGGTAACGGTTGCACTATCTGCCTTAATCACGTTGCAAGTCTCTGTTCCAACCTGTGTCCAGGAGTCGCCCTTATTGGTTGACCGATAAAGGCGCTGACTGCCTTCTGTTTGGGCAGCCCCTTTATAGCTAAACGCACAAAATATGCTGTAACTGGCCGCGGCCATAAAATCTTTATACCCCAGGTTATAATAGTAAATACCGGTATATCCCTTAGTGGCCTCCCAGGTAATTCCTTTATTTGTTGAGCGGTAAAATAACTTTTCGTCTTTCGATGTATAGTTTTTGCTCGTATCTACTGCAAAAAGATTATTGCTGCTGTAAGCATCATATATGCCCGCTATATAATTAAGCGCTAAACCGGGGAGGTTAATATAAGTATGCCTCCAGGAGGCACCACCATCGGAAGACCGGTACAGACTGGTATAGCGCATAATTGTAATATAACCGCTGGTAATAGCCATGCCTGTAAAACTGGAATCTGGTTCGGTGCTTTCTGGAGTAAGCTTTGTCCAGAAAATACCATTGGTTGATTTGGCGATGCCTTGGTTGGTGCTGATATAATAAGAGCTTTTATCAGCCTTTAAAACATTGATCACCAGTTTTTTTGATTTGTTGAAAGGGAGATTGTTATAAACATTGCTATATGTTTTTCCATCTGCACTATAGTATAAGTAGCCCGGATTATTGCCGCCGGTAATGAGCAAAGTTTGGCCCATATGCGCCATCTGGTTAATATTCTGCAATCCATTGATTGATGCCAGGTCTTCCCAATTCAGGTTAGGGTAGGGAGCATCAACCAGGTAAGTGCTTACCGAGCTTGATATAATTCCTTTGATGCTGATAGTGAGAGGAACAAACCCGCCTGTTTTTAAACCCGCCGGAACCTTAACCGTAACTTGCGTTGTTGTGGCAGTTACAACAGTTGCTGAAACAGTACCAAATTTAACCACTACATCGGCCGGGTTGTTGCTAAAGTTGATACCTGTTATGGTTACTAAATCGCCGGTTCTGCCTTCTGTAGGTTTAACGTCAATAAGATTTGGCGGAACTCCATAAGTAAATACAGGGCCATTAACAGTTTCGCTGTTTTTTACTTTCAGACTGATGTTGCCAGTGGTACCTGTTAGGGGTACAAGCACTCTAAGCCGTGTTGGGGTGGCCGTCTTCACCGCGGCATCTACACCGTTAAATTTCACTATGTTTTCTGTTAAAACCGAACTATAATTAACCCCGGTTATGGTTACCGTGTCATTGTATTTACCTTGTTGTGGACTAATACTTTCGATAGTAGGTTTAGCCGAAACCGGCGTAGGGTCAACTATCTGCGTTTTGGGTTTGGCATTGTTGGTGAAGTTGGCAGCCGTATAGGAACCGTTTGAAATGAAATCTTTACCCGCTGCATCTTTAAAAACAATATCCCAGCTTACCGTAGCCGTATTGGCATTGATGGTGACTGTGATGCTACCCGAATTGGCGAAATAGATATTACCACCATTAATATACTGTACATAGGTTTGTACCGGGGTAGCTGTAGCCGTTGTAGCGTTTACTTTTAGCGCAGGATTGCCCGGATTTAAAGAGGTGCCTGCTTTTTTACTGAGGTTAACCGAACCGCCTTTAAGATCACTGATGAAAAATACCAGTTTACTGCCGCTGGCATCCAGGTTGGCGGTAGTTTGCAGGGCTTTTATATCGTCGCCATCTGCAGTATAATAGGTCGATGTAAAATCTGTAGCAGCCAGATTGTAATCGGCGCCATTGATTTTTGCGGTCAGAGCGGGTTTGGTTTTGTCGGGTGTTACGTCAGGACCTTTTTGACTTTTTGAGCAGGAA
This region of Mucilaginibacter inviolabilis genomic DNA includes:
- a CDS encoding contact-dependent growth inhibition system immunity protein, which translates into the protein MKLENNWKHKSLFNLQKTHPDNPNETPTRLVARCAELIKIPLNEYSVEDLRLMIGQGLGLQYLIPLAIEKLNNDLFAEGDLYKGDLLANVLRVNRAFWKQNPDLRVKLNELIAENRDVITEMNISLIAFDTL
- a CDS encoding IPT/TIG domain-containing protein; the protein is MITHLQNTFKAVGFMLLIITFFSCSKSQKGPDVTPDKTKPALTAKINGADYNLAATDFTSTYYTADGDDIKALQTTANLDASGSKLVFFISDLKGGSVNLSKKAGTSLNPGNPALKVNATTATATPVQTYVQYINGGNIYFANSGSITVTINANTATVSWDIVFKDAAGKDFISNGSYTAANFTNNAKPKTQIVDPTPVSAKPTIESISPQQGKYNDTVTITGVNYSSVLTENIVKFNGVDAAVKTATPTRLRVLVPLTGTTGNISLKVKNSETVNGPVFTYGVPPNLIDVKPTEGRTGDLVTITGINFSNNPADVVVKFGTVSATVVTATTTQVTVKVPAGLKTGGFVPLTISIKGIISSSVSTYLVDAPYPNLNWEDLASINGLQNINQMAHMGQTLLITGGNNPGYLYYSADGKTYSNVYNNLPFNKSKKLVINVLKADKSSYYISTNQGIAKSTNGIFWTKLTPESTEPDSSFTGMAITSGYITIMRYTSLYRSSDGGASWRHTYINLPGLALNYIAGIYDAYSSNNLFAVDTSKNYTSKDEKLFYRSTNKGITWEATKGYTGIYYYNLGYKDFMAAASYSIFCAFSYKGAAQTEGSQRLYRSTNKGDSWTQVGTETCNVIKADSATVTYGSKTFNLSINDGVDFKSYPLPAGYTLGGIEITPSYYYITGFNTAGDRKIFRAAR